A window from Hemicordylus capensis ecotype Gifberg chromosome 2, rHemCap1.1.pri, whole genome shotgun sequence encodes these proteins:
- the LOC128347895 gene encoding major histocompatibility complex class I-related gene protein-like: MADKGPSRVLSLPSLWCIFFLGAAAIRGVCSGSHSLRYFYTGVSSPGHGIPEFMAAGYVDDQLFTFYNSSVGSVESRATWAEEAIGEHYWDAIIVGTQQRFHMDLRVLEDRYNHTGGSHTLQLLCGCELHADGSIGAFWQHSYDGEDFLGFDMNTFTYVAPVRQAAITQRKWNSKEKVLLQRDRAYLRDICIEWLRKYVEHGAETLRKREPWVHLSERPTPDGGIHLSCQVYGFYPQEISVGWLRNGAILPKEMLAWGVVPSGNGTYQTRVVIEVDPSASDQYECAVKHESLAGELRVRWEPKAFLVPMVVAAVGAVLLAVAIAGIFLFLRRRRIGYKTASTRETGSEDTGGGEPGAGGYPNGAALSSVLHDAEQT, encoded by the exons ATGGCTGATAAGGGGCCGAGCCGGGTTCTTTCTCTGCCCTCTCTCTGGTGCATCTTCTTTCTAGGGGCAGCTGCCATCCGAGGGGTTTGCTCTG GTTCCCACTCCTTGCGCTACTTTTACACAGGGGTGTCGTCTCCAGGACATGGCATCCCTGAATTCATGGCAGCTGGTTATGTGGATGACCAGCTTTTCACCTTCTACAACAGCAGTGTGGGGAGCGTGGAGTCACGGGCAACATGGGCAGAAGAGGCGATTGGGGAGCATTACTGGGATGCAATCATCGTAGGCACCCAGCAGAGGTTCCACATGGACTTGCGAGTCCTGGAGGATCGCTACAACCACACAGGTG GGTCCCACACACTTCAGCTCCTGTGTGGCTGCGAGCTTCACGCAGACGGCAGCATCGGGGCCTTTTGGCAACACAGTTACGATGGGGAGGACTTCCTGGGCTTCGACATGAACACCTTCACGTACGTGGCCCCTGTCCGCCAGGCTGCGATCACCCAGCGCAAGTGGAACAGCAAGGAGAAGGTCCTGCTGCAGAGGGACCGGGCCTACCTGCGGGACATCTGCATCGAGTGGCTGCGGAAATACGTGGAACACGGGGCAGAGACATTGCGCAAGAGAG AGCCCTGGGTACATCTGAGTGAGAGGCCAACCCCGGATGGCGGCATTCACTTGTCGTGCCAAGTCTATGGCTTCTACCCACAAGAGATCTCCGTGGGGTGGCTGAGGAATGGTGCCATTCTGCCCAAGGAAATGTTGGCCTGGGGAGTGGTCCCCAGCGGGAATGGGACTTACCAGACACGGGTGGTCATCGAGGTGGACCCCAGTGCCAGTGATCAGTACGAGTGTGCCGTGAAGCACGAGAGCCTGGCTGGGGAGCTTCGTGTACGCTGGG AGCCAAAGGCCTTTTTGGTTCCCATGGTGGTGGCTGCAGTCGGAGCTGTTTTACTGGCAGTTGCAATTGCTGGGATTTTCCTCTTCCTGA gaAGAAGGCGAATCGGCTACAAAACAGCATCTA CACGTGAGACAGGATCTGAGGACACTGGTGGAG